Proteins co-encoded in one Gopherus evgoodei ecotype Sinaloan lineage chromosome 4, rGopEvg1_v1.p, whole genome shotgun sequence genomic window:
- the LOC115651519 gene encoding astacin-like metalloendopeptidase, whose amino-acid sequence MERNGHAGANVTVYPTKSEVTPSSDILQSTQEAELATETDTQEDVFNRILKANADTTQRLREGDIVVTKSRSAIGCSDHSCFWPQSSDGIVRVPYVFSPDYDEAQKRWINEAMAEFEILTCIDFVNHTTESDYLRIKSGKGCWSHYGKIGGGQILSLMKKGCMWKGVIQHELNHALGFLHEQSRSDRDSYVKIMWEYISAGNKGNFKKSENSNNLGLQYDYSSVMHYGTNAFSNTPGRATIIPIPDASVPIGQRYGLSNLDVAKINKLYNCNHCSTVLDSPSGSLSSDNHTSKYSSSNATCFWLIRIPSKRVSLQFDAFSLKSSTDCKTEYVKIYDGVSQSSEVLLDKTCGTKSPPVVTASGRTVLVEFVRGGTGAATGFKISYSSVKTPRTT is encoded by the exons ATGTTACTGTTTATCCTACGAAGAGTGAAGTGACCCCTTCTAGTGACATTTTACAGTCCACTCAAG AAGCTGAGCTGGctacagagacagacacacaggaAGACGTTTTTAACCGAATTTTGAAAGCTAATGCAG ACACCACCCAGCGCTTGCGAGAAGGTGACATTGTTGTGACAAAGAGCCGAAGTGCTATTGGCTGTTCGGATCACTCATGTTTTTGGCCCCAATCCAGCGATGGCATTGTCCGTGTCCCCTATGTCTTCTCCCCCGACTATG ATGAAGCACAAAAACGGTGGATTAATGAAGCCATGGCAGAGTTTGAAATTCTAACTTGTATTGATTTTGTGAATCACACAACAGAATCTGACTATCTAAGAATTAAGTCAGGAAAAGG CTGCTGGTCCCACTATGGAAAGATCGGAGGTGGCCAGATTCTGTCTCTGATGAAGAAAGGCTGCATGTGGAAAGGGGTAATTCAGCATGAACTGAACCATGCACTGGGCTTTCTACATGAACAGAGTCGAAGTGACAGAGACAGTTATGTAAAGATTATGTGGGAGTATATTAGTGCAG GTAATAAAGGCAACTTTAAAAAATCTGAGAATTCCAACAACCTGGGCCTTCAATATGACTATTCCTCAGTGATGCACTATGGCAC AAATGCTTTCTCTAACACCCCTGGAAGAGCAACTATTATACCAATTCCTGATGCATCTGTACCTATTGGCCAGAGATATGGACTGAGTAACCTGGATGTGGCCAAAATCAACAAGCTCTATAACTGCA ATCACTGCAGCACTGTCCTCGATAGCCCATCTGGGTCACTGAGCTCTGACAACCACACGTCAAAATACTCAAGCAGCAATGCTACCTGTTTCTGGCTCATCCGAATCCCATCCAAACGG GTTTCTCTGCAGTTTGATGCCTTTAGTCTGAAGTCCTCCACAGACTGTAAAACTGAATATGTTAAAATATATGATGGGGTCAGCCAGTcttctgaggttctactggaCAAGACTTGTGGGACAAAGAGTCCCCCAGTTGTAACAGCTTCTGGTAGAACTGTGCTTGTGGAGTTTGTCAGGGGTGGCACTGGTGCAGCCACTGGATTCAAGATCTCCTACTCCTCTG taaagACACCACGCACCACATGA